The Symphalangus syndactylus isolate Jambi chromosome 3, NHGRI_mSymSyn1-v2.1_pri, whole genome shotgun sequence genome has a segment encoding these proteins:
- the POU2AF1 gene encoding POU domain class 2-associating factor 1 isoform X2, whose translation MLWQKPTPPEQAPAPARPYQGVRVKEPVKELLRRKRGHSSSGAAPAPTAVVLPHQPLATYTTVGPSCLDMEGSVSAVTEEGALCAGWLSQPTPATLQPLAPWTPYTEYVPHEAVSCPYSADMYVQPVCPSYTVVGPSSVLTYASPPLITNVTTRSSATPAVGPPLEGPEHQAPLTYFPWPQPLSTLPTSTLQYQPPAPALPGPQFVQLPISIPEPVLQDMEDPRRAASSLTIDKLLLEEEDSDAYALNHTLSVEGF comes from the exons CCACACCCCCGGAGCAAGCCCCAGCCCCGGCCCGGCCATACCAGGGCGTCCGTGTGAAGGAGCCAGTGAAGGAACTGCTGAGGAGGAAGCGAGGCCACTCCAGCAGCGGGGCAGCACCTGCACCTACGGCG GTGGTGCTGCCCCATCAGCCCCTGGCGACATACACCACAGTGG GTCCTTCCTGCCTGGACATGGAAGGCTCTGTGTCTGCAGTGACAGAGGAGGGTGCCCTGTGTGCCGGCTGGCTCTCCCAGCCCACCCCAGccaccctccagcccctggccccATGGACACCTTACACCGAGTATGTGCCCCACGAAGCTGTCAGCTGCCCCTACTCAGCTGACATGTATGTGCAGCCCGTGTGCCCCAGCTACACGGTGGTGGGGCCCTCTTCAGTGTTGACCTATGCCTCTCCACCACTCATCACCAACGTCACG ACAAGAAGCTCCGCCACGCCCGCAGTGGGGCCCCCGCTGGAGGGCCCAGAGCACCAGGCACCCCTCACCTATTTCCCGTGGCCTCAGCCCCTTTCCACACTACCCACCTCCACCCTGCAGTACCAGCCTCCGGCCCCAGCCCTACCTGGGCCCCAGTTTGTCCAGCTCCCCATCTCTATCCCAGAGCCAGTCCTTCAGGACATGGAAGACCCCAGGAGAGCCGCCAGCTCATTGACCATCGACAAGCTGCTTTTGGAGGAAGAGGATAGCGACGCCTACGCTCTCAACCACACTCTCTCTGTGGAAGGCTTTTAG
- the POU2AF1 gene encoding POU domain class 2-associating factor 1 isoform X1, which produces MEQRQPILPGTMAADPVVSALWMRAATPPEQAPAPARPYQGVRVKEPVKELLRRKRGHSSSGAAPAPTAVVLPHQPLATYTTVGPSCLDMEGSVSAVTEEGALCAGWLSQPTPATLQPLAPWTPYTEYVPHEAVSCPYSADMYVQPVCPSYTVVGPSSVLTYASPPLITNVTTRSSATPAVGPPLEGPEHQAPLTYFPWPQPLSTLPTSTLQYQPPAPALPGPQFVQLPISIPEPVLQDMEDPRRAASSLTIDKLLLEEEDSDAYALNHTLSVEGF; this is translated from the exons CCACACCCCCGGAGCAAGCCCCAGCCCCGGCCCGGCCATACCAGGGCGTCCGTGTGAAGGAGCCAGTGAAGGAACTGCTGAGGAGGAAGCGAGGCCACTCCAGCAGCGGGGCAGCACCTGCACCTACGGCG GTGGTGCTGCCCCATCAGCCCCTGGCGACATACACCACAGTGG GTCCTTCCTGCCTGGACATGGAAGGCTCTGTGTCTGCAGTGACAGAGGAGGGTGCCCTGTGTGCCGGCTGGCTCTCCCAGCCCACCCCAGccaccctccagcccctggccccATGGACACCTTACACCGAGTATGTGCCCCACGAAGCTGTCAGCTGCCCCTACTCAGCTGACATGTATGTGCAGCCCGTGTGCCCCAGCTACACGGTGGTGGGGCCCTCTTCAGTGTTGACCTATGCCTCTCCACCACTCATCACCAACGTCACG ACAAGAAGCTCCGCCACGCCCGCAGTGGGGCCCCCGCTGGAGGGCCCAGAGCACCAGGCACCCCTCACCTATTTCCCGTGGCCTCAGCCCCTTTCCACACTACCCACCTCCACCCTGCAGTACCAGCCTCCGGCCCCAGCCCTACCTGGGCCCCAGTTTGTCCAGCTCCCCATCTCTATCCCAGAGCCAGTCCTTCAGGACATGGAAGACCCCAGGAGAGCCGCCAGCTCATTGACCATCGACAAGCTGCTTTTGGAGGAAGAGGATAGCGACGCCTACGCTCTCAACCACACTCTCTCTGTGGAAGGCTTTTAG